The following is a genomic window from Pyricularia oryzae 70-15 chromosome 5, whole genome shotgun sequence.
AGTTCGTACCTGGTCATGCTCCCCCGCAAGGAAGGTAAGTGTACTGTTGGCCCTGGATATTTTCCCTATAAGAGTGGCTTATTAATACCTCGAACAGGTCTCAGCCTAAACAGCCGCCACCTCCGGCTGTGTTGCCTGCCAAATCCTCGGCGCCAGACTTGCCGACCCGCATCCATGAAGATATCAACAACCGACAATATGACTGTGTCATTTGCATGACCGAGATTCTTCGATCATCAAGGGTATGGTCCTGCTCCATTTGTTGGACAGTCATTCACCTCCATTGCGTGAAGAAGTGGCATCAAAACCAAACTGCCAAAGCAGATCAGAATCAGGACCCGAGCAAGATTCCCTCGTGGCGGTGCCCTGGGTGCAATTCTAGCCACGAGGATCCGCCAGGCTCCTACCACTGCTGGTGTGGCAAAGATGTCAACCCGTCCTCGGTCCCTAGCTTGCCGGCTCATTCCTGCGGGCAGACATGTTCGAGGCCAAGGCCGACATGTCCACACCCGTGTGGTTTGCAGTGTCACGCTGGACCATGTCCACCATGTGGGCTCATGGGACCATCAAGGCCATGCTTTTGCGGCAAGCATGAAACTTCGAAACGGTGTACCGAGACCGACTACTCCAAAGGTTGGAGCTGCAACGAGATTTGCGGCGATTACTTGCCCTGCGGTGAGCATCAGTGCGAGCAGCCTTGCCATGAAGGGCTCTGTGGAAGCTGTGAGCTTCTGATAGACAGCGTTTGCTACTGCGGCAAAACTCGGAAGGAAATCCCTTGTTCGCAACGGGAGGAGATTATTCAATCTTTTAATCACGGTCAGCTCAAGGATCAGGAGGAGACAGATAAAGATACTTGGTTTGAGGGATCATTCAAGTGCTCTTCGACATGTGAGCGCCCTTATGACTGTGGCCATCACACGTGCGAGCTTGAATGTCATCCTCAGGACGCAGAGGCACCCCACTGTCCATTATCTCCGGATGTGGTACTCCACTGCCCATGTGGCAAAACGGAATTGAGTGAAATACTTCCTCGGCCTCGACAGTCCTGTCAGGACCCGATACCTTCATGCAAAATGATGTGCGAAAAGGTCCTGCCATGTGGTCACACATGCTTGGAACAATGCGGTCCGGGATCATGCGGCCCTTGCACGCAAACAGTGGAGTTGCCGTGCCGGTGCGGACGAACAACTACGGAGATGCTGTGCCACGAGGCAGAGAAAGAGGCCGGGTTCTTGGAGTGCGAGCGGACTTGCCGGACTCAAATGAGCTGTGGGCGGCACGAGTGTGGGAAACAGTGTTGTTCTGGCGAGAAGAGGGCATCTGAAAGGCTGGCCGCGAAGAGGAAGAATAAAACGAGCAACAACTCAGCGACTCAGGAAGACTTTGAGGCGGAACATGTGTGCTTGCGGACATGCGGTCGACAGCTCAAGGTATGTATCGACTTACCCGCTCGATGGGGAATTCGTTTCATCTAGCACGACAGTAATTGGACAATGGCTAACACACTTAAACTTCCAGTGCGGCACTCACACATGTGCTCAGCTTTGTCACCGCGGTCCCTGCCCGTCATGCTTGGAGGCAATCTTCTCCGAGATAACCTGCAATTGTGGACGGACGGTGCTCTATCCTCCTCAGCCGTGTGGAACACGTCCTCCCGATTGTAGATTCGAATGCACTCGGCCAACAGGATGCGGCCATGCGCGCGTCCCTCACAACTGTCATGGGGACGATGACTCTTGTCCCAAGTGTCCTTTCCTAGTTGACAGGCCCTGTCTCTGCGGTAAGCAGATACTGAAGAACCAGCCGTGTTGGTTCGAAGAGGTCCGCTGTGGCTTGGTCTGCGGTAAGACGTTGGCCTGTGGCCATCGGTGTAGTCTACCCTGTCATCGGCCCGGACAATGTGAAACGGCGGACACGGCGAGGACCAACTGTTCGCAAAAGTGCGGCAAGCCACGGAAGAACTGTGAGCATGTCTGTTTGCAACAGTGTCACTACCCTGCGGTTTGCAATGAGGACAAGCCCTGCCAGTCCAAGATATTCGTTACTTGTGAATGCCAAAATCGCAAAAAGGAGGTTTTGTGCCTGGCGACACTCTACGAGCAGCAACCCCGCGAACCACTCACATGCGACGACGAATGTCTACGGCTCAAGAGGAACCGACGCCTGGCAGACGCGCTCAACATAGATCCAGACAGCCACTCGGACGACCACATACCGTACTCGGAGACGACGCTTAAACTGTTCCGCGAGAATGTCGGCTGGGCCCAGACTCAGGAACGCGAGTTCCGCGTCTTTGCCTCAGATGCGGCCGAGAAGCGCCTTCGTTTCAAGCCTATGAAGCCCAACCAGCGCGCATTCTTGCACGCCCTGGCTGAGGACTACGGTTTCGACAGCGAGAGCCAGGACCCAGAGCCGCACCGACACGTCTCCATCTTCAAGACGCCCCGGTTCGTCTCGGCACCGCGCAAGACGCTCGGCCAGTGCGTCAACATGCTCAAGATTgctgccgaggccgaggcggttGCCAGGAGCAGCGcggcgcagcagcaggccaAGA
Proteins encoded in this region:
- a CDS encoding NF-X1-type zinc finger protein NFXL1; this encodes MAEVQVQAQSGQPSSSSQSQTQRGSRQRRGPRRGRGRGGQTAVAGADAGQGNHQNPRNNAPAHVTSYNNASTTNNNRSPNNNNNNNSPHTNLQDGNGRQNATPSVSSRGASRGGRGARGGRGGRGGQAQSQRGGGGRGGRGGSTMPSRRVFGGHLTESQDGQAPGSAGLSGDAPEFVPGHAPPQGRSQPKQPPPPAVLPAKSSAPDLPTRIHEDINNRQYDCVICMTEILRSSRVWSCSICWTVIHLHCVKKWHQNQTAKADQNQDPSKIPSWRCPGCNSSHEDPPGSYHCWCGKDVNPSSVPSLPAHSCGQTCSRPRPTCPHPCGLQCHAGPCPPCGLMGPSRPCFCGKHETSKRCTETDYSKGWSCNEICGDYLPCGEHQCEQPCHEGLCGSCELLIDSVCYCGKTRKEIPCSQREEIIQSFNHGQLKDQEETDKDTWFEGSFKCSSTCERPYDCGHHTCELECHPQDAEAPHCPLSPDVVLHCPCGKTELSEILPRPRQSCQDPIPSCKMMCEKVLPCGHTCLEQCGPGSCGPCTQTVELPCRCGRTTTEMLCHEAEKEAGFLECERTCRTQMSCGRHECGKQCCSGEKRASERLAAKRKNKTSNNSATQEDFEAEHVCLRTCGRQLKCGTHTCAQLCHRGPCPSCLEAIFSEITCNCGRTVLYPPQPCGTRPPDCRFECTRPTGCGHARVPHNCHGDDDSCPKCPFLVDRPCLCGKQILKNQPCWFEEVRCGLVCGKTLACGHRCSLPCHRPGQCETADTARTNCSQKCGKPRKNCEHVCLQQCHYPAVCNEDKPCQSKIFVTCECQNRKKEVLCLATLYEQQPREPLTCDDECLRLKRNRRLADALNIDPDSHSDDHIPYSETTLKLFRENVGWAQTQEREFRVFASDAAEKRLRFKPMKPNQRAFLHALAEDYGFDSESQDPEPHRHVSIFKTPRFVSAPRKTLGQCVNMLKIAAEAEAVARSSAAQQQAKTTALQPFNAFVLSKLTFGLTIDEVDKALAADLSSSNTMSLTFSTTFLPATDEVLVVAKPPPATAANITRSGVATTPVAVENALTSLKPAVSKTMTKTGLAGNVSLCHVDPTGIVVRREGHGSGGGPDASGWSAVAGRAAARPRTVAPPPAKKPGSVFLALGRKKPAAPEAPKAKKPEPEPVEDDWEAAVDKMEEPTEEAEAS